The Trichocoleus desertorum ATA4-8-CV12 nucleotide sequence GCGATCGCAGGAGCAGCGGCTTGATCAAAAGAGGGACGGCGACCTTTGCGACAATCTCCGTAGAGGGTAAACTGGCTGACCACCAACAGCTCACCCCCGATTTCTTGCACCGATTGGTCAAAGCGGCCACTGCCATTGTCTGAGTCAGGAAATAGTCGCAGCTCCAAACATTTCCGGGCCATCCAATCGAGTTCGGCTTCTGTGTCGGTGCTGGAAATGCCCACCAGCAGATTCAAGCCTCGGCTAATTTTGCCAATTACTTGGTCATCAACCGTGACTTGAGAAGATTTAACCCGTTGAACGACAACTCGCATAGTTTTAGATGGGGCGGTACTGTTTTCGCCGCGATCGCCTCTGGATCAAATCATGACCTAAGTCTGGCAATTATGGCTGAAACCAGCTAGGTTATAGGCGGCTGACGTTGGCATTAGGTATCAATCACATGCAACCACCCATTGAAAGCCCTGCCCTCCGTCTGATTACGATTCCAGTGAGCCATTATTGCGAGAAAGCTCGGTGGGCTCTAGATCGGCTTCAGGTAGATTACGTGGAAGAACGTCATGCTCCCTTGTTTAGTCGCCTTGCTACCTGGCAGTTAGGAGCTGGGGCCAAGGTTCCAGTCTTAGTCACGCAGACAGAAGTTGTGGCTGACTCAACCCAAATTTTGCAGTACGTAGATCAGGTTTTCGCCCTCGAACACAAGCTATATCCTAGCGACCCAGATTTGCGACGAGAGGTTGAGGAGCTAGAAGAATTGTTCGATGCTCGCTTGGGAGTGGCTTTGCGATGCTGGGTCTACTTCCACTTGCTGCCCAGGAGCGATCTAACCCTGCCAGTGTGGTGTGAAGGTACTCCAACCCTAGAGCGGCGCTTAACCCCAGTTTTATTTCCACTCACTCGTCAGCTAATTGCTAAAGCGCTAAATGTCACCGCTGAGTCAGAAGCCACAGCTTTTAGTGAAACCAAGCATATTTTTGAAATGGTCAGCCAGCGACTATCGGATGGCCGACGTTATCTGGTTGGCAATACTTTCACGGCTGCTGATTTAACCTTTGCAGCTCTTGCAGCTCCTGTCTTAATGCCCAAAGAGTATGGCGTTACGCTACCTGAATTTGAGGAGTTACCTCCGGGGATGGCAGTGCGAGTTGCAGAGTTACAAGCTATGCCAGCCACTGCTTACGCGCTCAGATTATTTCAAGAAGAGCGCCATAACGTCCAGCCCACTTCAACCAATCTTGCAGGAGGCTAAGTGATGGCTGGTGCAAACCACCTGACTGGAGGATGTTGCTGCTGAGTGAGTGGGCCACACTGTAAAGAGAGTTCACATCAATCCATGCACGCTAGGCTGGCACTCCTGACTACAACCTTGGAGCTGCCAGTTTTTTATGGGCGCTAGTGGCGCAAAAGCGATCGCCCAAAATAAAGGGCAGACCTGAGCCTGCCCTGCACGAAGAACGCCATTAAGCTGCCATTAAGGTCATAGTGATTGCGCTTTACGCTTCATCTAGAGCGGCAATACCAGGTAGCTCTTTACCTTCGAGCAGTTCCAGGCTGGCCCCACCCCCGGTAGAAATGTGGCTCATTTGGTCTGCCACGCCGACTTTTTCCACCGCAGCCACAGAGTCGCCGCCGCCGATGATGGTGGTTACGCCTTGCTTGGTTAGATCTGCCAGAGTATGAGCGATCGCTTCGGTGCCTTGGGCGAATTTATCAAACTCGAACACACCCATTGGTCCGTTCCAGATCACGCTCTTGCACTGGCCCAACGCGTCTTGGAACACTTTGATTGAGTCGGGACCAATATCCAGACCCATCCAGCCATCGGGAATGTTTTCGATGCTGACGGTTTGGGCGTTGGCATCAGCCGCGAAGTTGTCAGCTACTACCACATCGGTAGGCAGCAACAGCTCAACTCCTTTTTCTTTGGCTTTCGCTTCTAGGGCGCGAGCGAGGTCTAGCTTGTCTTCTTCTACCAGAGACTTACCCACGCTCAGACCCCGCGCTTTGTAGAAGGTGAAGATCATGCCGCCGCCGATGAACAGCTTGTCTACTTTGTCGAGCAGGGTTTCGATGACGCCGATTTTGCTTGAAACTTTGGAGCCACCAACGATCGCTGCCAAAGGACGCTGAGGATTTTCGATCGCGTTTTGTAGGTACTTGAGTTCTTTCTCAATCAGAATGCCAGCGACAGAAGGCTTGAGGTAGTGAGTCACACCTTCGGTGGAAGCATGCGCCCGGTGAGCAGTACCGAAAGCGTCATTCACGTATAGGTCGGCCAGAGAAGCTAGCTTTTTGGCAAATTCAGGATCATTCTTTTCTTCTTCTTTGTAGAAGCGGACATTTTCTAGCAACAGCACATCACCGTTTTGCAAGGCACCGACTTTAGCCGCAGCTTCGTCACCGATGCAGTCGTCGGTCTTGACCACGGTTTTACCCAGCAACTCGGAGAGGCGGTTAGCCACAGGAGTCAGACGCAGGCTGTCGTCTACGCCCTTGGGCCGTCCAAAGTGGCTGCACAAAATTACCTTGGCTCCCTTCGAGGTCAACTCTTGGATGGTTGGCAGAGCGGCCCGGATGCGAGTATCGTCTGTGATATTGCCTTGGTCGTCGAGGGGTACGTTGAAGTCAGCCCGGACTAGAACCCGCTTGCCAGCTAAATCGGACGACGATAAATTTGCTACAGTTTTTTTGGACACAGAAAAATCTCCTGAGTGAGCCTTTGTACCTATTAATTAGATTAAAACAAGCCGTGACCTGTTTCAGGTATTTCTACCTAATCAACGAGAAAGCCTGAACGGATCAACCTGAATCTGTTGTTGGGTTCGTATTATGCGCCGTCCACATTTTACCTAGGTCTGTGTCCCGGAGTTGCGCTCATGTTTAAAACTGTTCTGTTTCCCATTGACCAAAGCCGCGAATCCCGTCAAGCTGCCGATACTGTGGCAGAGCTGGTGAAGTTCCATCACAGTCGCTTAATTATTTTGTCTGTGGTGGAAACACCAGAGCCTGGGGAAGAGGCTCCCAGTGCGGAAATGGCTTCCCCAGAAGCGATCGCGGAATTGCTGAAAACCGCTAGAAATCTGTTTTCGGATCAAGGAATTGACACCGAACTGATCGAACGCGAAGGCAAGCCTGCTTTCACCATCTGTGATGTTGCGGATGAAATTGAAGTTGACTTAATTATTATGGGCTGCCGAGGTCTAGGGCTGACTGAGGAGGGAGCCGCCGACAGTGTCACCAATCGGGTGATCAATCTTTCCCCCTGTCCCGTGTTAATCGTGCCCTAAGGCTAAGAGCCTGAATTACTAGCAAAACTAACCAACTAGAGAAGCACCAGTGCCACGGGCAGGACAAAATGTGCGGGTGATGGCTAGACAGCGCCGCACAAAAGCAGTGTTGGGGTTTGCGATCGCCGCGTTGTGGGTGTTGTTGCCCTGGGTGCTACCGTGGCTCCTCCAGTTTCTCTTCCCAACAGTTGTGTCGTTACCCAGTTGGCTCTATTTGGGCTGCTTAGTGCCAGCAGGTTTCAGCTACTTCCGAGCTCAAAAGTTATGGAGCAAAGCCAATCGCGCCGACCAAGGTGCAGCGGGAGAAGAAGCGATCGCGGCAGTCCTCACACCTCTGCAAAGCGAAGGCTGGCAGATTGAATATGGGGTGCGCGATCGCTCGGTCGGAGATGTAGACGTATTTCTGCTGTCCCCGCAAGGCCGAGCCTACACAATTGATGTCAAATCCCATCGGGGTGAGGTGCGGAGTGACGGCAAGCAGTTGTACCGCCAATACGGGCGATCGCAATACCCCTTCGAGAAAGACTTTCTGCAGCAAGCCACAAGGCAAGCCGTCGCGATGAAAAAGTTAAAGGGCTTAACCTTTGTGACTGCGATTGTGGCCTTCTCTCAAGCGAAGGTACAGGTTAGAGAGAACCCAGTGGCAAAAGTTTATGTGGTAGGCAAACAGGATTTATTGAAGTGTTTGCGATCGCTCTCTTGAATCGGTGGGCGCGATCGCATTCCGATTAGGTTCTATTTTGGCGGCTTGGTTTTAGCCAGTTTACGTTACCTACAGTTTTGTGCAGAATACAAGCAATCTTCAGCAACTCAGCAGAAGCGGGACTGCGATGGGTTGTGCATACTGAGTGGTACATGCTGAATTGTACGTACTGAATTATCCCTACTGCTATAGTGCTAGAGATGGGCCTTAACACGCTACATCACAATGCTGGTATTTCTTACCTTCATCCTTACTGTTATCTTCTAGGACTCACTGCCCTAATCTCTGTAGGGGTTGCCTATGCAGCTTGGCGGCGACGAGCCGCAGCTCCGGCTAGCAAGCCCTTTATCTTAATGATGCTGGCGATCGCAGGGTATGCCGCTGTTGCAGCATTAGAGGCAACCGCAACGACGTTATCCAGCAAAATATTGTGGTCGAAGCTGGAGTATGTCGGCTCTGGCAGCGTGATTACACTGTTTCTGATTTTCGCAACCCACTTCACCCAACAAAAACAGTGGCTGACCCCCAAAAATCTAGCATCGCTCTGGGCTTTGCCAATTTTGAATGTCATTCTCGTCATGACAAACAGTTGGCATCATTGGGTTTGGACTGGATTTTTATGGAGTTCTGACAGAAACAACCTACTCATTTACGAGCATGGCCCCGGATTCTTTTGGATCATAGCTTGTGTTTATGCTTATACCTTGGCTGGAGCAATTTTCTTACTGAAAGCAGCGCTCCGTCCCTCCCTGCTTTATCGGCGGCAGTCCATGTTGGCACTAGCGGGAGCCTTGATTCCCTTCGTCGGGGTTAGCCTATACGTGTTCGATCTCACCCCTCCCGGTTTGAACATTACACCGATGAGCTTTATGTTCACTGGATTAATTTGTTGTGCGAGTCTCTTTCGCTTTCAGATGTTTGATCTAGTACCAGTAGCCCGCGATACGTTGGTTGAGAGCATGAGTGATGGAGTGCTGGTTTTAGATCGGCAAAATCGCATTGTGGATATTAACCCAGCAGCACGAGAGCTGCTAGGCGCAACCGTTGCCTGTATTGGACAGCCCGTAGCGAAAAGCTTATTGCAATGGCAAGATATAGCTCGGCGTTGCTACGATAGCGGCGACCATAGGCTAACAATTGCTAG carries:
- a CDS encoding NERD domain-containing protein, whose translation is MPRAGQNVRVMARQRRTKAVLGFAIAALWVLLPWVLPWLLQFLFPTVVSLPSWLYLGCLVPAGFSYFRAQKLWSKANRADQGAAGEEAIAAVLTPLQSEGWQIEYGVRDRSVGDVDVFLLSPQGRAYTIDVKSHRGEVRSDGKQLYRQYGRSQYPFEKDFLQQATRQAVAMKKLKGLTFVTAIVAFSQAKVQVRENPVAKVYVVGKQDLLKCLRSLS
- a CDS encoding diguanylate cyclase — encoded protein: MGLNTLHHNAGISYLHPYCYLLGLTALISVGVAYAAWRRRAAAPASKPFILMMLAIAGYAAVAALEATATTLSSKILWSKLEYVGSGSVITLFLIFATHFTQQKQWLTPKNLASLWALPILNVILVMTNSWHHWVWTGFLWSSDRNNLLIYEHGPGFFWIIACVYAYTLAGAIFLLKAALRPSLLYRRQSMLALAGALIPFVGVSLYVFDLTPPGLNITPMSFMFTGLICCASLFRFQMFDLVPVARDTLVESMSDGVLVLDRQNRIVDINPAARELLGATVACIGQPVAKSLLQWQDIARRCYDSGDHRLTIAREGKPLRCIELRTTPLRDRAQHLTGCLIILRDVTERHQAELELQKANHCLQGQLLEIKTLQTQLRERAIRDVLTGLFNRRYLEETFPRDLARATREGYPITVALLDIDHFKQINDTFGHLGGDRVLQAFGELLSYHSRSSDIACRYGGEEFVLVMPKMPLDFAYRRVEQIRLSWQETWVEFNGQQIQSTVSGGVSVFPQHGKTTAGLLQLADQALYAAKAAGRNCIKHESHQPVDQISIHRSCNNNCRNTS
- a CDS encoding phosphoglycerate kinase, yielding MSKKTVANLSSSDLAGKRVLVRADFNVPLDDQGNITDDTRIRAALPTIQELTSKGAKVILCSHFGRPKGVDDSLRLTPVANRLSELLGKTVVKTDDCIGDEAAAKVGALQNGDVLLLENVRFYKEEEKNDPEFAKKLASLADLYVNDAFGTAHRAHASTEGVTHYLKPSVAGILIEKELKYLQNAIENPQRPLAAIVGGSKVSSKIGVIETLLDKVDKLFIGGGMIFTFYKARGLSVGKSLVEEDKLDLARALEAKAKEKGVELLLPTDVVVADNFAADANAQTVSIENIPDGWMGLDIGPDSIKVFQDALGQCKSVIWNGPMGVFEFDKFAQGTEAIAHTLADLTKQGVTTIIGGGDSVAAVEKVGVADQMSHISTGGGASLELLEGKELPGIAALDEA
- the dtd gene encoding D-tyrosyl-tRNA(Tyr) deacylase, translated to MRVVVQRVKSSQVTVDDQVIGKISRGLNLLVGISSTDTEAELDWMARKCLELRLFPDSDNGSGRFDQSVQEIGGELLVVSQFTLYGDCRKGRRPSFDQAAAPAIAEQLYEQFVAKLRQSGLKVETGKFGAVMEVAIENDGPVTMWLERKAT
- a CDS encoding universal stress protein: MFKTVLFPIDQSRESRQAADTVAELVKFHHSRLIILSVVETPEPGEEAPSAEMASPEAIAELLKTARNLFSDQGIDTELIEREGKPAFTICDVADEIEVDLIIMGCRGLGLTEEGAADSVTNRVINLSPCPVLIVP
- a CDS encoding glutathione S-transferase, translating into MQPPIESPALRLITIPVSHYCEKARWALDRLQVDYVEERHAPLFSRLATWQLGAGAKVPVLVTQTEVVADSTQILQYVDQVFALEHKLYPSDPDLRREVEELEELFDARLGVALRCWVYFHLLPRSDLTLPVWCEGTPTLERRLTPVLFPLTRQLIAKALNVTAESEATAFSETKHIFEMVSQRLSDGRRYLVGNTFTAADLTFAALAAPVLMPKEYGVTLPEFEELPPGMAVRVAELQAMPATAYALRLFQEERHNVQPTSTNLAGG